Below is a genomic region from Salmo salar chromosome ssa11, Ssal_v3.1, whole genome shotgun sequence.
tgaccatatacactgagtatgtGAAACaataaggacacctgctctttccatgacagactgatcaggtgcaagctatgatcccttaatgtcacttgttaaatccacttcaatcactgtAGATGAACGGGAAGAGACCGattttaaagaaggatttttaagccttgagacatggattgtgtatgtgtgccactcagagagtgaatgggcaagacaaaatatttaagtgtccttgaacggggtatggtagtaggtgccaggcacacgatttgtgtcaagaacttcaacgctgctgggtttttcaagctcaacagtttcccgtgtgtatcaagaatgcattggagtcaacatgggccagcatccctgtgaaacgctttcgacacattgttgaaagtccatgccctgacgaattgaggctgttttgagggcaaaatgGGGGAGGTGCAACTCtatttggaaggtgttcctaatgtttggcatACTGATTGTTTAAAGCAAATCTACCAAAAGTATTGCTGATGGTGAACCTGAATAATCCTAATTAAATCTATTGTAAGGCCCTTTCAGCAGGTATAGCCAGGTGAGAGTCGTCTCTGGTAGCTTACTATCATTCCAGTAAAacactattttcaacattgcacAGGTAACAATAACCTAGCAAATGACATATGTTGTCACAATCTTAATATCATGCAAGCCATTTTAGTATTTCAATGCTGAAGGTGCCACGCAAGTGACCCAGCACGTGAAGCAcgtttgactaggctactgatattgcCTGGAGTTGTTCGGCATGCAAAATGACTTGTcgatcaatgactgtcaacagAGTTACATGCAGTTCAACACAAAAGATAAGGGAGGTTTTCTGATGGTTGAaagagccccccccccaaaaaaaacaacaattgaaCCAGTGATTAATAACGTTTGAATCGATTTTTCTGAGCAatgcatgctacatttggatcggTCTGCGTACCGACGCACTTTTATTCTTAAGCATTTGAATTTGGGACTGATGCGTATCGGTGAGTCGTTACATCCATAATGCTGTGTtaatgactctgtgtgtgtgtgtgttccagactCTGATCCCCACTGGCTACCTGATCCCTATCTCCCAGCAGTCCCTCTTCAGCTACAAAGACATCCACAACACCGAGAGCAGCAACGCCTCCATACCCACCTACAACATCTACCACACACCCACTGCAGGTATACATACCTTTAACATTTATTCGCAGTCAGTACACACACTAACGCAAACTTGAACTATgtcttttaataaaaaaaaaaaaaaatctgaggacTTGAGTAATGCATACTGTATCAGATGACTTAAATTGGAAATCTGTATCTTATGACTGtaattaacttcttatggatggtggcagtattgagttgcttggatgactgacgtgcccagagtaaactgcctcctactcactcccagaaactaagatgtatattattattagatttggataaaaaaacactctgacgtttctaaaactgtttgaatgatgtctgtgagtataacagaactcatatggcaggcaaaaacctgaaaaaatccaaccaggaagtgttttGTAGTTCTTCTATCTACTGTCTATTCAAACTAcaatgtctgtggggtcattttgcacttccaaaggcttccattggctgtcaacagccttcagaaacgTCTTTCATgcgtctcctgttactgggcaaagaacagcagctcagtttcagtggactgcctgggagcagtgagttgtttactgcgcattCACACTGGCGCGCTGCTcattctttttcttctgtaatgaatacgctattgtccggttggaatattatctacgTTTTattttaaaaagaccctaaggattgattgtaaacatcgtttgacgtgtttctatgaacggtaatggaactatttgactttttgtctcttatTTTATGCACACGCGTTATGCCTTTTGGacagtgatctgtacgcacaaacaaaacggaggtatttggacataaatatggagtatttcgaacaaaacaaacgtttcttgtggaagtaggagtcctcggactgcattctgacgaagatcagcaaaagtAAGAGAATATTTGTAATACTAAttcagttttgttgatgccagaacttggcgggtagctgtatagcttgctttgatggctgagctatgtactcagaatattgaacaatgtgctttctccgtgaagttattttgaaatctgacaaagctgttgcgtcaaggagtagtgtatctataattctttcaataactgttgtaaattttatcaacgtttatgatgagtatttttgtaaattgatgtgcatatTCACCGGCGGTTTTTgttggaatacattttctgaacatcacgcgccaatgtaaaatgctgtttttggatatatgaactttatcgaacaaaacatacatgtattgtataacatgatgtcctatgagtgtcatctgatgaagatcatcaaaggttagtgaatattttagctgaacttttggtttttgtgatgcatgtccttgcttggaaaatggctgtgtggattttcttgtgaagtttatgtcctaacataatctaatgttttactttcaccgtaaagcctttttgaaatcggacactgtggttagattaaggagaatcttatctttaaagtggtgtataatacttgtatgtttgagaaattttaattatgagatttttgtttttttgAATTTGCTGccgtgcactttcactggctgtcgtcatatcgatcccgctaacgggattcaagccataacaggttttaacatgtcttccctctccttcccagGCTCTAAACCACCCCCGATCCAGGAGTTCACCCCCACCAGCCTCCCCTTCCACAGGCCTCCCCCCGCCTCGCCCTTCTCTGCTCCAGGGCACCGCTTCCACAGCCCCAGCCCTGCCATCCTCAACTTTACCCTGCAGAACCTGGGCCTCATCCCTGGGCCTGGCTCTGTACCCGCTTGCAGCCCTGGTACTGCCCAAACCCCAGAGCACCCCAGCTCCGTGCCCCTGCCTCCCCACCTGGGCCTGCATCAGAGGGGCAGCATGGTCTTCGTTAAGCCCATGTCCCCCGTGCCAGTCCAACACCAGATGACCGGCCCAGGCGGGCAACCACTCACGCTAATCAGCCTACAGCAGGTGAGATGCATAcatacatccacacaaacacTGTTACACAAACACTGggtcacacacacagcatacatacacacacagcctcaaACCCCAAAAAGcttaacacacatacaaacagtcaAAGTCAAACCCCTCCCTAATTGATAATGGTGTGCTGCTGGTTCAGTGCTTGTGTAAATAGCCTCACTGATTTATATAAACGAGGTGTGATGATGATTGCAAACATCTGCTAACTTCTCTGTCGTTGTCTATTTCTCCTCCTCTTCAGGTGACCACGCCCAAAGGGACGGCCCTCGCCCAGCACAGTTTCTTCCacacccctgtctccctctccccgctGGCTACCGTGGTAACCACCAGCCACGGACACACGGCGCCGGCGGGAGCTAAAACCGTTTACATCCCCCAGAGGAAGCTGGAAGTCACCACTGAGGATACCTAAAGACTATGCTGCTATAcaacctgtgtgtgtctgtgcgtgtctgcATGGTTTTCTATGGTCTGACTGTCATATTTTTTGTAGGTtgagtgatttaaaaaaaaaaaaaagttttagggTATGTGATGTCTCCAAATGATTTAATCCAAAACTAGTCCATGGGTTAttccagcgtttcccaaactcggtcctcaggaccccaaggggtgcacgttttggtttttgcactacacagctgattccaaTTATCAAAGCTTGACGattagttgatcatttgaatcagctgtgtagtgctagggcaaaaaccaaaacgtgcaccatTTGGAGTCCCGAGGGACTGCGTTTCGGAAGCCCTGGTTTATTCCATTTCTACAGGGGGAAGACAAAGTATGTGAACGTGGTGTGGAAACTCCATACAGAAACAGCTGCGTGTCAGGGTGAGCACAGCTAGCTCCAAATATAACTCTGATGGAGAGACCAGCCATGGTAAATACTCTTAACCCTGGGGCTTTGAGACACAATATGATGCCAGGTATTACTGTGTAATACTATAATACTACAGCGTACTTTTGATACTGGTTTATGTATGGATTTATGATTAGGGATCACCAGTAGGTATTAAACTGGTAAGGGGTGCTTTCTGTGTCTAAATAGTGAAACAGTCTTGTCTTATTTAGGTTTTGAAGGGTTGTTTGCCAAAATCTAATATGCTGTATTTCAACATTTCTCAAAGAGAAGTTGTATTGAAGTCCCATTACATCATCAACGTGCCATAGAGAAGAACAACAACTTAACCTCAGTTCACCAGGATGACATTTAATATGTGACAGTGGGACTTTAATGACTGAAAGAGAATTTTCTTTTTGAAAAGTATTGTAGATGAACTGTTTTTGTATGTGTAAAATTGGTAAGATTACAATTTTGCACGTTGTACATGTTAACTGTTACCCTTAAAAAGCTGAATTGTATGTGATTCAACTGTAAGGGGTGAATGTATGCGATGGCTTCCTACCTTAGGCAAATCACGTAATTGAAATTGGATCTTAATGTATAAGGAATGGACTTTAAGCATTAAATTCAGCTCAGATGTCCTTGTATATGAAATGGTAAATAAACATATTTTTAAACCGGTCTCTGTTCATGTATTCTTTACTGTCTCCCTCGGTTGATGAATACATGGTCAACGTTATGTTGGTGTCCTATAGCATTAGTCTACAGTAGAGTCTGAATATGATAAAGGTGGTTTCATATCCAACAGTACATGCCTTCAATTAATAACACAAACCCGTCTAGATCTATTTCGTTCTGTGTAGACACCTCTCTAAAATCATGTGCCATTCCAGTTACCATCAGCCAGACAATTCATTCCGCTTGGCTACTGTCACCCAGAAGTTTCGGGAAATCTCTATCAATCATGCTTGTGTAAGACCAGGACAAATGGTGAAATCTCCGGGGCCCAGCTCAGGGCCAGGGGTCTCTGTGGCCTGTGTtagaggtggggtgggggggctaCTGTAGGTCTCAAGTGTTTTTTCCCGAAGTTATTTTAGGAGGATGTTTTAATTTGAGCGTCACCATTCAACTCTGGGTGATGAGAGTGAGATGGGCTGTATTTAAGCACTCCCCTCGGTGGTGTTGGGGCAGTCGCACTCAGATTTGAGACTGAACTGGGGGGGGGAAGAGATTGATACTGATACGTCCAGACTTGTGCAGGTATAGTAGTCAAATATTTATGATTTGTGATTGATATGTTTGATATTGATAAATGTAAccgcacactggttgaatcaacgttgtttccacgtcatttcaatgaaattactttGATCCAACGTGGAATAGAAATGTAATTGACTGGGACCGGCAGTATTTACAGTAAAACCGATATCATATACTGGCCAGTGTCCAATCAGTGCCATACTTTTAGAATATTTGGTCCATGGATCAGACTGATGTTGAACTTGATCAAGCTATCTCTTAAGTTGAATTGCATAAACAAGATTTGAATTCATCCATCACGATTCACTGGATGTTGGAAATTTCCATGTGAGGTAAGTGTTGGTGACCCAGCTGTTCCAAGCGGTCCAGGGTGGATACTGGCATGTGTTCTTCCATGGTCCTAATGGGCTCTATTCCTGGAGTCTTATCACCACATACCAGCCCTATGAGGTGACGGACTACCTCTAAAATGAATGGGTGACAATAGAGGAGAGTCAGGACTGGCTGAGATACCTTATCTCTGCTAGAACAACAGGCTTGACAACATCGCTGTCACTATACTATGATGGGTATCATCAAAGAGAATCCAAATGTAgacatttatatttaaaaaaacaaatatatataatcTAGTCTGAACCTATTGCAATGCATGCATAACCGTGGGAATTAGggctgctgagggtgctgcagcaccccctgataagTCAGtattaaaataatataaaaaatatatattttgggagaaaaaaaaatgtccacCAAATTAGTGCTTTAGGGCTTTACAATACTACTCAGCAGAGCGGGAAGAACATCTTCCCGCATGTTTATTTATTGACCACTATGTCATGATAAGTCAGAAATACACTGATGGTCTTGAGGCCACCCCAGAGCTGATTCAATCTGCAACCATCTAACACCCCTCTCGATGCAGACTCTCACCCCGAGACAAGGATGCCAAACTGGGGCGGCGGGGCCAAGTGTGCGGCCTGTGAAAAGACTGTGTACCACGCTGAGGAGATCCAATGCAACGGGAGGAGCTTCCACAAGACCTGCTTCATCTGCAGTGAGTTATCCTCAGTCACACGCCATGTAGGCCTAGACTGACAGAGAAGACAAACTGATGACACCAAGACCGGTAATAAACTCATTACTTACTCATAAAACCAGGATCTGCTTAAAGAgtcgttccatgtcatttcagcaaccCATGACACCTACCATCTCCTATTGTTCTAAAATTgcttctgtagttagaaacaggaAATATTGCCATCCCTGAAACATTATGTTGAAATGTATATTTtataagctaattgattgcacccaaattggcaatTTTAAATAATAGCAAACACAGGAATACAAAGAAGTTGAGAAGATTTGGACAAGCTGGCTTCTGTTTACAGTTCTACAGTGGCCATTGAAGATAAGCATCTTATTGCAGTTCAGAAGACTAGCCCTGTCccacccttcattaacacaaacAATAATCCTCTTATTTTGTTTGGCTTTGAGGTTGTCTGTTTAATTCTGCCTGGTCAACCAAACAACCAGAAAACCCTTCACTCCATAGGCAACAGCAATTATAGCCAGCCAGTCTATCAGTGTTGTGGTGTATTTAAGATGTTTATCCTACGATTTGAGCCCTGAATCCAGATTCCTCTTACACAGAGAGCCTCTTAGCTTATGCAGGCTGTATCTTAGCGATCACGGCAGCagcagaggggagaggtggagccCCTATTAGGGGACCCAAAATTACCACCTAGAATGCCCATCTCAAGTAGGGCGTTTCAATCTCACCTAATTACCCATGAATGGCTGGGGCTGGGCTTTGAACTGGGGGCTGCCAATAGGTAGATAGCACCACTGGGAGCACTAAAAGGCCTTTGTAATTATCTGCAATTGAGGAGGGATCTGCTTCTCCATCTGCTGGGGCTGGCAAATGGGAGAGTCTGTCCACTACAAGCCTCTGCCCTACacaatggtggaaaaagtacccaattgtcatacgagtaaaagtaaagataccttaatagaaaatgactcaagtaaaagtcacccagtaaaattctacttgagtaaaagtctaaaagtatttggtttaaaatatacagaagtatcaaaagtaaatgtcattACTAAAAGTATAAATCCTTTCAAATTCCttgtattaagcaaaccagacggcaacattttcttattttttgatttaataaaaaaaaataataatagccagaggcacactccaacattgcaacatcatttacaaatgaatcatgtgtgtttagtgagtcctccagatcagaggcagtagggaagaccagggatgttctgttgatgtgcgtgaattggaccattttcctgttctgctaagcattcaaatgtaacgagtacttttgggtgtcaaggaaaaatGTTTGAAGTAACAACtacatttaggaatgtagtagagtaaaagtaaaagttgtccaaattataaatagtaaagtacagatacccgaaAAAAACGactgaagtagtactttaaagtatttttacttaagtactttgcaCCACTGGTCCTACACAACCCCTCCAGACCGTAGTCTTCAGAAATAGACCCTGACCAGGGACAGCTGGAAGGGGTGTGTTAATTTACTTGGGTGGGACCATTTCTAGACCCCAGGCACAGGCTTCTGCGGCCTAGTAATATGAATAACGCCATTATCCACAGCCTCATATAGTTGCTTAATAGGTATCCGGgcatgaaaatatatattttggtattaaAATAAAGGAACAGAATACTAAAGTGATTTTGCGGTCCACCCTGACAAACTGACAAAAGTTTCTCCATAGCTGTCATGGCCACAACATTCTTTCTCCTGTTAACTGTGGTTAAGTACGGACAGTGAGTCAATGTGTTGGTTTGGTTTGCTCTTCACCCCAGTGGCCTGCAGGAAAGGACTGGACAGTACAACAGTCGCAGCGCATGAGTCAGAGATCTACTGCAAGTCCTGCTATGGCAAGAAGTATGGGCCAAAAGGCTACGGGTACGGCCAGGGTGCTGGAGCCCTCAGCTCTGACCCCCCTGGACAGAACCTGGACATGCAATCTCAAGAGTAGGTCCCTCTCGTTACTCTCTCTGACTCcccatctctacccctctctttcaCATCTGAACAACCAATTTAAGGACTTGCCATAACTGACGTTGAATAAGCGACTTAATTAAAAACACGGAGATGTCCAAGACACTGCTGCAGTTAAATATCAATGAAAACATACATCAGTCATATTTCCAATATCAAAGAGACACACGAATACAGCTTTCATAAAAAGCTTCCCAGACTTTGAAATGGTACCAAGGAAACATTTTAATTGTAAATATGGGTGTTCGTTTGTGTCTCTTTGGATATTTATTGTAATTTATTCTTTCCTCTTTATGAAGCTCAAAGCCTCGCCCCACATCCACAAACTCCAACTCCAGTAAGTTTGCGCATAGGTTTGGAAGTTCAgatcgctgccaaagatgttcGAAGGCTGTCTACGCAGCAGAGAAGATCATGGGGGCAGGAAAGGTAAAAGTCCTCTATATAAGCCTTGCTTGCACCCTTTAGACCACAACAATACAACAATCACCTAACTCTGATATATGGGGTGTATGTGCTTCTTGTTGAAGCCTTGGCATAAAACCTGCTTCCGCTGTTTGCTGTGCGGGAAGAGCCTGGAGTCTACCACAGTGACAGACAAGGATGGGGAACTCTACTGTAAAGGTACATACACACAGGACCAAACAAGCTCCCACCATTTACGTGCTGTAAAGACCACACAGCTAGCCTGCCATACAGAGCTCCATTAGATCAATGATACAGCCAGGCGTCAGTAGAATCTAGTGGCTACGATGAGGGAGCgagagcatggccttatttatattactgcatattggatgactgtccttcatattccattcacccagctcaatgtaacatcgatatgTTTAGGCTACTGCATGAtgctcaaattttccctatacccatcatgaggttgctacaacctagcctatgaatgaaagtttacaacgtaggtgcacaggtcaagaGAAATTTGAATGATCAAGTTggcagacattgacacattcaataccaccttgcacactcttgcctgcatctagctgatctagggtgaaATCATTAGACCAAAAGTTGCAaacgagtttctattggacaaattcaagcatgtttatccccgtttgcttccgtttaagaaacatttttcaacagaatcggtggaatgaatacacccctgatctaatgcaaacacagttcactttcatagcagccacatacaaacagcatgatccctttgctCGTTGTAATTCCTTCACATGTCTacgagctctcctcctctcaccttttcccttcgcttgtggactttagtgcacaacacatcagtgaactgtaaaaaaaaaaaatcttcatatgataaccgctaaccactacacacagccgacatcgttgtcaccatattaatgtcatagtcaacatatcTACTAGAACTCAAACGTtaataaacccgctacaatcatgcataGAAGGGGATGAGGACCATGAgcttcctaggttttgtattaaagtcaatgtacccagaggaggacggaaactagctgtcctacGGCTACACCATAGTGCTACTCTACAGAGTGTTGTTGAGGCTGCTGCAGACCATTGCAAAACATatctaaaaatgataacttttttaaatgtttcactatcttaattttttatgaaattcactgaggatgacGGTCCTCCCCTTCCTACTCCGAGGAGCCTCCATTGCTAGAAACTCAATGACTCTCAGTCACCAGGAACTCAGTACTATTTCTTTCGGTGTTTCATTATTTCTTAGTTGGTTTCTTCCCTCTGTCTTTGCAGTTTGCTACGCCAAGAACTTCGGGCCGAAAGGAAAAGGGCTGGGGAACATGGGAATGGTGGAAGATGAAGAATGAATTTCTTgtaatagtttgtgtgtgtgttagttttctTTTCTTCAAATATAGAGCATTTTGAGCACTTagtgaaaatgtgttttaataaaaatatTCACCATTTGCTTGTAcacaacatttcttaaaacctcttTCTCTTGCCTTACAATTATGTAAAAACACTTGACAATAGTAACTCCATCACAGCATTCATCAACACATTAAACGATTGAGAGAGAAGTGACGTCTAGCTTGTATCAACTGCACATCCCTTTCTTGTGTTCAAGGCAAAGGATGAAACAGCACTGCTTCATTTGCATAAAAAGGACATTGTTGATCTAAGTGTCATCATATCAAAGTAAGCTGTACGTCAAATAACCTGGACCGCCACACAGGCCTGGGTACAATACAGACGGTCACCTATGGATGGTGTATAGGATGGGTAGACCTCAAATGACATTAATCAATTATAACCAGATGCTCTTCAAAAtacattgaaactgaaacacaaTAGAATAAAAGCACACCTCGAAAGAAAAAGGAAGCTTTGAGGCAAAAACAAGCATCAAACGAAAGCCAACAAACTATTCAGCTAATAATATCGCTCcacatttaaaaacaaatgagcatgaaaacgaaaaCGAAAGAGGAAAGGAAAACATAATTAAGTCATATTTCTGTTCTGTGTTAatgtgctgcctgcctggtgaAGACAGCTACAACAACATGCCTCCAGCTGTTTTTAATTCATTATTAATAGGATTTTATCTGCGCTCATAAATACGCCTGTGTCATTTAAATTAACAAGGCAACGCTAATTACCAAACACATTTGCGTTAATCTATCCAAACTATTATGTCTTGGTGCCCAAGCGCAAGCTTTTTGTAATTAAAAGTACATAAGCTGCAGGAGGCTGATGAGGGTGTGTACAtgaatttttaaaaatgtttacctGTAATGAGATGGTGCATTTTTTTGTTAAGCATATCCATTAGCTACTCTAcagtactcttcctggggtccgggcaaaattaaggcagttacacaatttaaaaaaacattacaatcaTTACAGAagtcacaacacactaagtgtgtgccctcgggcccacacaccactaacacatatCTACAAGCAGAAatcaatgtgtatgtgtgtgtatagtgcgtatgttatcgtgtgtgtgtgtatgcatgtgtatttcgtgtatgttatcatgtgtgtgtatgcatgtgtctgtgcctttgtttgtgttatttcacagtccccactgttccataaggtgtatttttacctgctttttaaatctgattctagtgattgcatcagttacctgatgtggaatagagttccatgtagttatGGCTTtttgtagtactgtgcgcctcccatagtctgttctggacttggggactgtgaagagacctccggtggcatgtcttgtggggtatgcaaggtgtccgagctgtgtgctagtattttaaaacagacagctcgggaccttcagcatgtcaacacctcttacaaaaacaagtaatgatgaagtcaatctctctgccatgagagattgatatgcatgtcattaatgttagctctcggTGTACTTTTAAggaccagccgtgctgccctgttctgagacaactGCAATTCTctcaagtccctctttgtggcacctgaccacacgactgaacagtcgtccaggtgcgacaaaactagagcctgtaggacctgccttgttgatagtgttgttaagaaggcagagcagcgctttattatggacagacttctctccatcttagctactattgtttcaatatgttttgaccatgacagtttacagtccAGCATTACTCCaaacagtttagtcacctcaacttgctcaatttccacattattcattacgagatgtacagttgaagtcagaagtttacatacaccttagccaaatacatttaaactcagtttttcacaattcctgccatttaatcccagtaaaaaaattccatgtcttaggtcagttaggatcaccactttattttaagaatgtgaaatgtcagaataatagtagagagaattatttctttcatcatattcccagtgggtcagaagtttacatacactcaattagtatttggtagcattgcctttaaattgtttaacttcagtcaaacgtttcgggtagccttccacaagct
It encodes:
- the csrp3 gene encoding cysteine and glycine-rich protein 3, with the translated sequence MPNWGGGAKCAACEKTVYHAEEIQCNGRSFHKTCFICMACRKGLDSTTVAAHESEIYCKSCYGKKYGPKGYGYGQGAGALSSDPPGQNLDMQSQDSKPRPTSTNSNSSKFAHRFGSSDRCQRCSKAVYAAEKIMGAGKPWHKTCFRCLLCGKSLESTTVTDKDGELYCKVCYAKNFGPKGKGLGNMGMVEDEE